The genomic interval AGAGAAGGTCGATTCGCAGGCGACCCCGCGGGCGGCGGTGGACGATTATTCCCGCCAGCTCTACGAAGATGCCCTCGACCTACCCGTGGTGGAACGCACACTCGAAGTGGCCCGCGCCCGCGGCGTACCGCCGGCGCAGGTAGCCCTCGCTTGGCTCCTGCAGCAGCCGGGCGTGACCGCGCCCATCATCGGCGCGACAAAGCTCGAGCACCTCGACGACGCGGTAGCGGCTGCCAGCCTACGTCTCGACGCCGAGGAGTGCCTGAGCCTCGAGGCGCCTTACCGCCCCCACCGCGTGCTCGGACATCGCTGAAGTTTTCGAATCCCCCGCCCTGCATCCAGTCGAGGTCGAAAGCGGACCCGCGAGGTCGTGGGAGCTCAGGCAGCGACGGGTTCCTTCTCCGGTGCGGGCTCGTCGTGCGTGGCCGGCGCCGCGGGCAAGCGGGTGAGCAGTGCGCACGAAATCACCGCGAAGCTGAGGGAGCAGATGCGGAGCACCACATCGAAGCCGATGAGGTCGGACAGGGTCGAGAGGAGGAGCGCCGCGTAGGGCAGGAGGCCGGTGAAAGTCATGGCGAAGATGCCCATGACGCGGCCGCGCAGCTCGTTGGGGACCCGGTGCTGGATCGTCTGCGAGATCCTCCCCATGAGCGACGACACGGAGAAGGACAAGCAGGCCACGAACACCACCGCCACCGCCAGCTGCCGCGTCAGAGCCAGGCCGAAGAGACCGGCGCTGCAGCCCAGGACGCCAATGAACAGCCAGCGTCGCAGCGTGCGGGCGTTGCCGAAGAGCAGGACGATGGCGCCGGTCAGCGCGCCGAGGCCGGAGGCGCTCATGACCGCACCCATGCCCCGAGCGTCGGTGGCGAGGAAGTGCCGCGCGTAATACACCATGAGGACGATGAGATAGGGGAAGACGAAGATCATGGTGATGGCGGTGAGCAGCATAAGCTTTCCCACCACGGGCTCCGCGCGCACGTAGCGGAAGCCGGCGCCCATGCCGCCGCGCGGGCGCGCGCCCGCCTCCCCGGCCGGACGCTGACGGTCCGGGATGAGGAGCAGCGTCGCGATCACGGCGAGGAAGGAGAGACCATTGGCCAGGAAGGCGCTGCCCTCGCCGAATTGCGCCACGAGGATGCCGGCGAGCGCCGGGCCCACCAGACGCGAGCCATGGAAGATGGCCTGCATGAGTGCCACCGCTTGGGGAATCTCGTCGCGGCGCACGAGCTCGGGGGGAAACGCCTGCGCCGCCGGGAGATCGAAGGCGGTGACCACGCCGAGGAGGGTGGCGATGAGGAAGACGTGCCACAGCGCGATGCCTTCGGCGAAGACGAGCCCCGCCAGGGTGAAGGCGAGGAGCATCATGCCGATCTGGGTGACGATGAGGATGCGGCGCTTCTCCCGATGATCGGCCAGCGTGCCGCCGACGACAGAAAGAAGAAGGATCGGCAGCGTGCTCACCACGTTGAGGGCGCCCAGCACCGATGCGGATCGCGACAGACCGGTCACCACCCAGCTTTGCGCCATGACCTGCATCCAGGTGCCGGTGAGCGAGATCGCTTGCCCGGCCCAGTAGAGGCGGTAGTCCCGGTTGTGGAGCACGTGCAGGGCCGCTGGCAGCCGCATGATTCGGTTCTCCCGTACGAGGTGCGGAGCTTAGCATGGGGATACCGGGCTTCGGCACCGAGCGGGCGGTGCCCGGGCGGCGCTGCGCGGCGCACGGACATGAACCAGGAGGAGACCATGGCCACACTCTCGCCTTGCCCCTGCGGCAGCAAGCACCTCTACAAGAGCGTCGAAGTGAGCGCCGGCGGTGGGCATGCACCCAACTACTTGCCCGGTCTCGGCAGCTGGTTGTCGTCGGAGAAGTTCTTCCTTGTCCTGTGCAAGGACTGCGGCCTGACGCGCTTCTACGCGCGGTCGCACGCGATGGAGAAGCTCGGCGAGTCGAAGAAGTGGATCCGACTCTGAGCCCGCGGTCGAGCGCACCGCTTCCCCGTCCGGGCTGACCTATACTGGGGAGACGGTCCGGGATCGGGCGATCCGCGGCCGTGATGGCCGCGGGAGGCTGCATGCCGCAGGGTGCACGCTCGCTCTTTTCGCTCCTCTTCTTCCTGAGCGGAGCGGCGGGTCTCGTCTACGAGGTCTGCTGGACGCGCCTCCTGATCCTGCCCATGGGCAGCACGGTCTACTCCATGACGGCGGTGCTCACGGCGTTCATGGGAGGGCTGGCGCTCGGCGCCTTCCTGGCCGGGCGTTGGATCGATCGCCACGGCCGGCCGCTGCGCGTCTACGCCCTGCTCGAGCTCGGCATCGGCGCCTTCTGTCTCGTGCTCCCCTGGGTCGTGCAGGCGGAGCAACCCCTGTTCCGCTGGGTGTACCAGAACTTCGCCACCTCTTTCCTGCCCTTCCATCTGTTCAAGTTCTTCGCTTGCGGCGTCGTCATCCTCGTCCCCGCCACGCTCATGGGCGCCACGCTCCCCGTGCTCTGCCGCTATTTCATGGACGACGCGGGGCGCATCGGCAACTCCCTCGGCTGGTTGTACGCGGTGAACGCCTTCGGGGCGGTGGCCGGATCGCTGCTCGCCGGCTTCGTTCTCATTCCCCAGCTCGGACTGCGCGGCGCCATGCTCGTCGGCGTCGGCACCAGCCTGAGCGTGGCGGCCATCGCCTGGCTGGCGCAGTCGCGTTTCCCCGCGCACTCGGCTTCCCGCGGCGAAGGCAAGCCGGAGAAGAAGGCAGCGCCGCCGCGTCCGTCACTGGCGGCGACGCTCGATGCCACACGTCAGTCGACCCACGTCCGTGTCCTGCTCCTGGGCTACGGGCTCTCCGGTCTCGCGGCCATGCTGTTCCAGATCGCCTGGACACGGGTTCTCGTTCTCGTCGTCGGCTCCTCGGTGTACGCCCTCGCGCTCGTGGTGA from Candidatus Krumholzibacteriia bacterium carries:
- a CDS encoding MFS transporter is translated as MRLPAALHVLHNRDYRLYWAGQAISLTGTWMQVMAQSWVVTGLSRSASVLGALNVVSTLPILLLSVVGGTLADHREKRRILIVTQIGMMLLAFTLAGLVFAEGIALWHVFLIATLLGVVTAFDLPAAQAFPPELVRRDEIPQAVALMQAIFHGSRLVGPALAGILVAQFGEGSAFLANGLSFLAVIATLLLIPDRQRPAGEAGARPRGGMGAGFRYVRAEPVVGKLMLLTAITMIFVFPYLIVLMVYYARHFLATDARGMGAVMSASGLGALTGAIVLLFGNARTLRRWLFIGVLGCSAGLFGLALTRQLAVAVVFVACLSFSVSSLMGRISQTIQHRVPNELRGRVMGIFAMTFTGLLPYAALLLSTLSDLIGFDVVLRICSLSFAVISCALLTRLPAAPATHDEPAPEKEPVAA